CGTCATGATGATGAGCACCGGCAGCACGCCCTTGATGCCGCCCTTGACCACCTTGCTGCCGCTGGCAGAGCTGGCGAACAGACCCAGCGCCATGGAGCCGAACAGGGCGCAGCAGCGGGCTCTGGATGATGTCCTTCATGGTTGCCATAAAATGTCCTCCCAATAAATACAGAATGAACGAAAAAAGGCGGGTGTTTTCGGCCCGCCGTCCTTGCGATACGGACAGGATACCGGAAAAGATGGCATCTGTCAAATGAGTATGACTAAAGCACAACCGGCATTTTAGGGATAGTTCAGGAACAGGATCCTGCAAAGAACCTTTACTGCATTAAAATAATAAAGCACTGACTGCGAGTCACTTTGTATCCGTTAAAAATTGCATAAAATTTAAAGAAAAAATCTGTCGTTCTGCCAAAAGCAGTGGGGATACACCTTTGCAAAAGCCGTGAGACCTGTTATAATACAGACATATTCATATCGAGAGAATGGGTTTATCGGCGGCAATGAGGCCAAAGAGGAAACCGGCATCGTATTTTGAGGAAAAGGCCAATGGAACACGTAACCGAACAACAATTGACAAGGCGGCAGAGCACCGTATGGCGGGCACTGCGTGCCGCCGCACCGCAGACCATTCCGGTGCTGGCGGGCTATTTTGTGCTGGGGATGGGCTATGGCATTTATGTGCAGTCGCTGGGCCTGCCGGTGTGGATGCCCATGCTCATGGGCACCGTGGTGTACGGCGGTTCGCTGGAGTTTGTGCTGGCAAGCCTGCTGCTGAGCGCGTTCTCACCCCTTTCGGCGTTTCTGATGGCGCTGATGATCCAGGCGCGGCATTTGTTCTACGGCCTTGCCATGCTGGAGCGCTACAAGGGCTACGGCCTGCGCAGCTTTTATATGATCTTTGCCATGAGCGATGAGACCTTTTCCATCACCTGTTCGGCCGAGCCGCCGGAAGGGGTGGACAGGGGCTGGTTCATGTTCTTCATCACCCTGCTGGATCAGTGCTACTGGGTGGCCAGTGCCGGTCTTGGCGCGGTGGTGGGCTCGGTGCTGCCCTTCAGCACCGAGGGTGTGGACTTTGTGATGACCGCCATGTTCACGGTGATCTTCCTCAACCAGTGGGAAAAGGACCGGCAGCACTACAGCGCCCTGATCGGCCTTGCCGCCCCATTGGCGTGTCTGGTGTTTTTTGGCTCCGGCAGCTTTTTGCTGCCCTCCATGGGATGCATCCTGATCCTGCTGCTGGCTCTGCGTAAACCGATCGAAAAGGCCGAAGGCACCGAAGCAGAAAAAAGCGGCGAGGAGGTGGGCGCATGACCACAGTCCAGATGGGCCTGACCATTGCAGTGTGCACCGCCGCCACCATGCTCACCCGTTTTCTGCCCTTTGTGGTGTTCTCTTCCAAGGATCAGCAGCCGCCGGAGGTGGTGCGGTATCTGGGCAGGGTGCTGCCCGCCGCCATCTTTGGTATGCTGATCGTCTACTGCCTGAAAAGCGTCACCCCCTTTGCGGGCAGCCGCGGCATTCCGGAGGCCATCGCCCTGCTGGTGACGGTGGGCCTGCACAAGTGGAAGCATGAGACCCTGCTCAGTGTCGCAGGCGGTACGCTGTGCTATGTGCTGCTGGTGCAGCTGGTGTTCTGAAGAAAGAAAAAGCGCGCTGCCGAGCAGGAAGATTCCTGTACGACAGCGCGTTTGTGCATGGGACGATCCGCTGACAGCGAACCGGAGCAGGACCGTCCGAAAAACCGATGCTTTGCGACCCGGTCACGGAAATTTTTCAAAAAAAGGTGTATACTGTAGAAAAATGCATCCGAAGGAGGGTTTTCCCATGCCCAGCATCATCATTATAGGTTCCGGCCCGGCGGGCGTATCCGCCGCTCTGTACGCTGTCCGCGCCGGTGTGGATACCACGGTGCTCACCAAAGGCCCCGGTGCGCTGCACCGCGCCGAAAAAATTGAAAACTATTACGGCTTTGCCGAGCCGGTCTCCGGTGCGGAACTGGAACGCCGCAGCATCGAGAATGCAAAGCGCCTTGGTGTGAGATTCGTCACAGCCGAAGCCGTGGGCCTGACCTATACGGATAAACTCACCGTAGAAACAGTGGATAAAAATTACCCGGCGGACGCTGTGATCCTTGCCACGGGTGCATCCCGGGCGGTGCCGCGCATCCCGGGCCTTGCCGGGCTGGAGGGGCACGGCGTGAGCTATTGTGCCGCCTGCGATGCCTTTTTCTACCGTGGAAAGGACGTGGCGGTGCTGGGCAGCGGCGAGTACGCCCTGCACGAGGTGCAGGCTCTGCTGCCGGTGGTGCGCAGCGTCACCCTGCTGACCAACGGCGCACCGCTGACGGCGGACTTCCCGCCGGAGGTCACAGTCTATCCGCAGACCGTGGAGGCTGTTCTGGGCGAAACCGTTATCACCGGCGTGCAGCTGTCCGGCGGCGTGCAGCTGCCTGTCAGCGGTGTATTTGTGGCGCTGGGCGTGGCGGGCAGCACCGCACTGGCTAGGAAGATCGGCGCAGAGGTGGACGGGAACCGCATCGTGGTGGACGAAAAAATGCAGACCACCGTGCCCGGCCTGTATGCGGCGGGCGACTGCACCGGGGGCCTTCTGCAGGTGGCAAAGGCCGTGTATGAGGGCGCGCAGGCGGGCACTGAAGCCGCCAAGGCCCTGCGGAAAGGATGAAAAGCAATGTCGGAAACAACAAAGGAACACCGCGATTGTCTGGCCAAAGGTTTTCCCTTCTGGAACGACCTGACACCCGACGAACAGGACATGCTCTGCCGCTACACCCGGCCGGTGCACTACGCAAAGGGGGCAAGGGTGCACAGCCCGCTGGAAAGCTGCGTGGGCATCCTGCTGCTGCGCTCGGGCCAGCTGCGGGCCTATCTGCTCTCGGAGGACGGGCGGGACGTGACGCTCTACCGCCTGTTCGGCGGGGAGGTGTGCATCCTGTCGGCATCCTGCGTGATGGACTCGGTGAACATCGACCTGTATATTGATGCCGAAGAGGACACCGAGGCCTACTGCATCAGCGCGGGCGTTTTCCGCAGGCTGATGCAGCAGAACGTGCATGTGCGCTGCTACGCCTATCAGATGACGGCGGAGCGCTTTTCCGACAGCATGTGGACCATGCAGCAGGTGCTGTTCATGAGCGCAGACCGCAGGCTTGCCATTTTTCTTACCGATGAGCTGGCCAAGACCGGCGGTGATGAGGTACGCATGACCCACGACCAGATGGCAAAATACATGGGGTCTGCCCGCGAGGTGGTGAGCCGGATGCTGAAATACTTTGCGCAGGAGGGCTGGGTGCGGCTGTTCCGGGGCGGCGTGCAGGTGCTGGACAGGAAAAAGCTGCAGCAGCTGGCAAGAGGACAATAACAAAAAAGGGACGATGTAAACATCACATCGTCCCTTTTTGAGTCATAGGTTATCCTTTGCAGCCCTGTTCTTCCCAGTCGCCAAAGTCGCTGGCTTCGGCGATCTTGGTGGGGTCGAATTTTCCGCTCTCGTCTTTGGGGGCAACAGCGGGGCCTGCTTCCACAGGGTTCTGGTTGGGAGCTTCCGGGTCGAACACCGGCTTCTCACCGCCCTCCGCGGGTGCCGCCGGGGCAGAGGCTTCTTCGGCGGGCTGGGCAGCAGCTGCCGCTTCTTCGGCAGGAGCTTCCGGCGCAGCTTCTTCTGCAGCCTTTTCGTTGGCAGCATCGGAGGCTTTGGTTTCCGCTTCGGCGTAGGCTTCGGCAGTCTTGGCGGCTTCCTCAGCGTTCTGCTCGGCGTCCTCCGGGAACTCTACTTCCTCCACATGGAGCGGGTCTTTCTGGTTCAGGATCTTGTCCAGTGCCACAATGGCAGCACCGGTAACGGCCACAGCAGCGGCCGTGCCAAGGATACGAAACAGTGTTTTCATGCCGGGACCTCCTTGAAAGATCAGATCAAGAGAATGTTACCACATCGTTCAGCGGCTTTTCGGCAGGCTCCACCGAAATGGCGGTGAGCACCGGGCCTTTGCCGCGGTAGATGTTATGGAACTTGTAGCCTACCTTTGCGGTCACCCGCACCCATGCGCGCTGCTCCAGCGCCTTGTAGCCATCGTAGCTGCAGGGGAAGCCAACGAACTGGATGTCCTGCACGCAGCAGGTCATGGCGAAACGGCCCGGCACGAAGCTGTTCTTGCCGGCACGGTTGGTCTGACACACCTGTGCAAGGAATTTGACCGTTTTGCCGGTATACTTCTGGGGCTCGTCCTGACAGTCCATGTACCAGATGCCGAAATCGTCATCCGGAACGTCGATGATGTCCGCGTTGATGTCAAAGGGCAGCGGATCAGGGATATCGTCGTAGGCCACGCTGCCGTCGGCAAACTCGTAGGCGATATCGCACTTGCGGGAAGCCTGACGCACCAGCTTGTGCAGCTCCTGACGGGCGGCATCGTTGTTCACGGCCTCAGCGCGGTTGAACACGATCAGCTCACTGCGGGCGATCTTGTCCAGCAGCAGGCTGCGCATGGAGTTGTCGCGGGCGTAGGTCAGGGCGGTGGTGCCGTCGGCGGTGGCGATGCACTGGTACACGATCCAGCTCTCGGGCAGAGCCTCGGCCAGATCCTGCAGCAGCCACATGCCGTTGTACTCAATGACCACACGGCCTGCACCGGATTCCTTTTCCAGCTTGAGCAGATTCTGCGGGTTCAGCTCGGCCTTGTCCTCCAGCACCTTGACGGTCACACCGGGAAAGGCGAACTTTTTGGGATTATACTCTTCTTCGCCCTCCTCGCAGATCAGCAGCAGGGTCTTGTCGCCGGAGTCGAAGTTGGGGTCTTCAAAGGTCTCCTGAATGAATTTGGTCTTGCCGCTTTCCAGAAAGCCCACAAACAGGTAGACCGGAATTTCTTTTGCCATAGGAATGGTTTCTCCTTTTTACTTTAAGCTCAGCAGCCGAACAGCTCTGCAATGGCCTTTTCGTTCAGCTTGGAGCCGATCACGACCAGCTTGCCGCCCACATCTGCACCGCGGGCACGCACTTCCCATTCGCCGGGCACATAGTCGAACTCCAGCCAGCCGTCTGCGCCGCCGTTCACGATGCCCTTGCTGCGCAGGATCATGCCGTAATTGCCGGTATCCAGCTCGGTGAGGGCGTGCTCCACTTCTGCCTTGGTGAATTTGCGGGCCGTCTCGACGCCCCAGCTGGTGAATACCTCGTCGGCATCGTGGTCATGATGATGGTGGTGATGGCCGCAGCAGCAGTGGCCGTCATGGTCGTGATGATGCTCGTGCTCGTCGTCATCATCGTCATCATCGTGGTCGTGATGGTGGCCGCAGCAGCAATGGTCATGGTCATCATGATCGTGATGATGGTGCTCATGCTCATCGTGATCATCATCTTCATCGTGATCGTGGTGATGCTCGTGCTCGTCCTCGTCGTCATCATCGTGGTCGTGATGGTGGCCGCAGCAGCAATGGTCGTGGTCGTCATGATCGTGGTGATGCTCTTCTTCCTCGTCCTCGTGGGCGTGCTCCTCATTGGCCTTTGCAGCCATGGCGATCAGCTCTGCCTTGAAGTCGTCCTTGGTGGACATGGCCTTCAGGATCTGCTCACCGGTCAGTTCGTCCCATGCGGTGGTCACGATGGTAGCGGTGGGGTTCTTCTCGCGCAGCATGGCGACCGCAGCGGCGATCTTCTCTTCGCTGGCGGTCTGGGTGCGGCTGAGCAGGATGCAGCTTGCGTGGCTGATCTGGTCGTCGTAGAACTCGCCGAAGTTCTTCATATACATCTTCACCTTGTTCACATCGGCCACGGTGACAAAGCTGTTCAGCTGCACATCCAGATGCTCGGCCACGCCTTCCACAGCGCGGGTCACATCGGAGAGCTTGCCCACGCCGGAGGGCTCGATGACGATGCGGTCGGGGTGGTACTGCTCCACCACCTGCTGCAGGGCGGTGCGGAAGTCGCCCACCAGAGAGCAGCAGATGCAGCCGGCGTTCAGCTCGTTGATCTGGATGCCGCTTTCCTTCAGAAAGCCGCCGTCAATGCCGATCTCGCCGAACTCGTTCTCGATCAGCACCACCTGCTGGCCGGCAAAGGCCTCTTTGATGAGCTTTTTGATCAGGGTAGTTTTACCGGCACCAAGGAAGCCGGAGAAAATATCGATTTTGGTCATGATTCAATTGCCTCTTTCTTTGAATAGCACACAGAGCCGCAGAGTGCTGGCTCAAAAAACTTACACTCCTATTATAACAAGGCTGTCAATGGGAAAACCGCCTTTTTCAAGAAAAAATTGTAACTTTTTTTGCAAATTGGCGGCATTTTGAGGGAGAACGAACTCCCTCAGTCAAAACCTGACGGTTTTGCTGAGAGGACGCCAACCCTCTCAGGCTCACTGCGTTCGCCAGCCGTTCCCCTTTCTGGCTTCGCCATCTTCCCCCGGCCGGGGGAAGTCGTTCCACTCAGGGGGAGCTTTTTGTTTTCTGAAGGTCGGCACGAATAAAGCTCCCCCTTTCGGGGGAGCTGGCAAAGCCGCAAGGCTTTGACTGAGAGGGTCCAGCCAGCGAGGATGCTCTCCGGCAGCGGAGGTCATTCCAAACCGTCCCGCCCCTGCATTGCAATCTTTTTCCCGGAATGATACAATAAGGCCAAACAGAAATGCACCGCTGCCGGGCTTTCCGGTGAGAGAAAAGGAAGCAAATCATATGAGCATGAATACCGTTCCAGAGCGCCTTGCCGCGCTGCGTGCCGCCATGGCTGCAAACGGCGTGGCCGTTTATCTGATCCCTGTGGGTGATCCCCACGCCAGCGAATACCTGCCCTGCCATTACACCAGCCTGACCTGGTTCTCCGGGTTCCACGGCGAGAACTCCAACTTCGTGGTCACCCGCACCGAGAGCGCCCTGTGGGCCGACGGCCGTTATTTTGTGCAGGCCGAGAAGGAAATTGCGGGTACCGAGATCAAGCTGCAGCGCATGGGGGAACCCGGCGTGCCCACCGTGGAGGAATACTGCGCAAATGCCCTGAATGTGGGCGAAGCACTGGGCCTGTGCGGCCTGACCGCCAGCACGGCCCTCGTGAACGACCTGAAAAAGGCACTGGAAAAGAAGGGCGCTTTCATCAAGACCCTGAACCTTGAGGACGAGCTGTGGACAGAGGGCCGCCCTGCCCTGCCGGATACCCCAGCGTGGATCCTGCCGAAGGAATATGCGGGCTTCTCCCCGGCGGAAAAGCTGGATCAGCTGCGCAGCAAGCTCAAGGAGCGGGGCTGCACCGCTCAGTTTGTGGGCAAGCTGGATAATCTGGCATGGCTTTTGAACCTGCGCGCCATGGACATTGAGTGCACTCCCTATGCCATGGCCTACTGCTATGTGACCCCCAGCCGCGCGGTGCTCTTCATCAACACAGCCCGCGTGGCCCCGGAAGCCCGGGCAGAGCTGGAGGCCAACGGCATCACGCTGGCGGAGTACGACGATGTGCTGAAGTTCCTCGCTGCTGAGACGGAACCCCAGACCGTGCTGGCCGAGTGCGCTACGGTGAACTACGCCGTGTATCAGGTGCTGGAGCAGAACCCTGCCCTCACCGTGAAGGACGGCACCGACCCGCTGCTGATGATGAAGGGCGTGAAGAACGAAACGGAGCTTGCCCACACAAAGCAGGCCCATATCCGGGACGCTGTGGCCATGGTGCGGTTCCAGATCGAGCTGGAAAGCCGTCTTGCTGCCGGTGAGACCCTGACCGAGCTGACGGTGGATGAAATTCTGCACAAGTACCGCAGTGCGGACGATAAATTCCTTGTGGAAAGCTTTGGCACCATTGCGGCCTACGGCGGCAACGCAGCCATGATGCACTACCACGCCACCCCGGAAGATCACGCTGTGCTGGAAAAGAAGGGCTTTCTGCTGGTGGACAGCGGTGCCACCTACATGGACGGCACCACCGACATCACCCGCACCTACCCGCTTGGCCCGCTGACCGAGGACGAAAAGCGCTTCTACACATGGACTCTGCAGAGCCACATCGACCTTGCCAAGGCCGTCTGGCTGGATTACTGCGAGTGTAAGATGATCGACACCATTGCCCGGGAACCGCTGTGGCGGCACCTCATCAACTACCGCTGCGGCACCGGTCACAGCGTCAGCTTTGTGGGCAACGTGCACGAAGGCCCCCATGCCCTGAACAGCCGCAACACCACCCGGATGCGTCCCGGCATGGTGGTCACCGACGAGCCGGGCGTTTACGAGACTGACCTCGTGGGCATCCGCATCGAGAACGAGCTGGTGTGCGTGCACAAGGCGGATAACCAGTACGGCACTTTTCTGGGCTTTGAGCCGCTGACCTTTGTGCCTATTGCCACCTCGCCCATCCTGCCCGGTGTGCTGGATAAGGACGAGATCGCATGGCTGAACGATTACCACCGTCAGGTGTTTGCAAAGCTGGCACCGCACCTGAACGACGAAGAACGCAGCTGGCTGGCGGAGAAGTGTGCCGCCATCGGCTGCTGAGAAAGCGCAAAAAACACCCGGAGCCGTGCAGGAGCCAGAGCGGCTCTCGGCGGCAGCCGGGTGCTTTTTATAGGGTCACAGCTTGCAGCAGTGCGTCTGTGGGGTGTCCAGCGGCGGAAGAGTGAACTCGTTTTCGCCAAAGGGCGAACGCAGGATGGCGGCCCGCGTTTCCGGGTAGATGCCAAGTTCGGTGTAGATGTCCCGGTACAGGAGCATCACCCGCCGCCGCAGCGAAAGGATGTCGGCGGTGGTCACTCTGGAGTGGGAGACGCTCTGGCCGTTCTGCAGGTAGTAATAGCCGATGTCCGGGATGGATACGGCAGTGTGCACGAAACGCAGATATTCGGTGTTGAACAGCTGATCCTCCGCAAACAATTCTTTGCGGAAATGGAGGCTGTGCTTCCGCAGGAGGTCACGGCGGTAGAGCTTGTTGCAGGGACTGCCATAGTAGAAGGTGTTCGGCTTCTGGATCAGATGCTTTGCGTACTCCTGTCCGGTGTACACCCCGGCAGGCAGATAGCCATAGGCCCGGGTGCGGGGCGGATTGCGCTGGAGCACATGCTGCAGCGCCTTTTCCCATGGGCGGATGTGCTCCACATAGTTTTCCGGGTACACCATCCAGAAGGGCGCAATCACAAGATCGGCGGTGTGGGCCTCGGCGGCGGAGACCAGCTTTTCCGTAAAATCGGGGGCCAGCCAGTCGTCGCTGTCCACAAACTGGATGTATTTGCCGTGGGCCAGCGCAATGCCCTGATTGCGGGTATCCGCTGCGCCGGTGTTGGTTTTATCCACCAGTGCAATGCGGTGGTCGCTGGCGGCAAGGGCGCGGCAGACGGCAAGGGTGTCGTCGGTGGAGCCATCGTTCAGCAGCAGGATCTCAATGCTTTTATAAGTCTGGGCGCAAATGCTTTTGACACAGCGGGCAATGCACCCGGCAGTGTTGTACATGGGCACGATGATGCTTACAAGGGGAAATTCCATAGGTTCTCCTTTTCTCAGATGCGGCTGTGGGTGCGGGCAAATGCGTCGGAAAGCTTCTGCACCGGGCCGTTGGGCAGAGGGCTTTCAAACAGGCTCAGATAGATGCCGTGCAGCCGCAGGCGGAATTTATCGTACACGCCCAGCTGGATGCACAGTTCCTTGTAGGTGTGGTACATCCGGCTGCGGTGGCGCAGCATGTCCGCCGCGCTCACCTGCGTATGGCATACGCTCTGCGGGTTCTGGATGTAGCAGTA
Above is a genomic segment from Faecalibacterium taiwanense containing:
- a CDS encoding AzlC family ABC transporter permease — translated: MEHVTEQQLTRRQSTVWRALRAAAPQTIPVLAGYFVLGMGYGIYVQSLGLPVWMPMLMGTVVYGGSLEFVLASLLLSAFSPLSAFLMALMIQARHLFYGLAMLERYKGYGLRSFYMIFAMSDETFSITCSAEPPEGVDRGWFMFFITLLDQCYWVASAGLGAVVGSVLPFSTEGVDFVMTAMFTVIFLNQWEKDRQHYSALIGLAAPLACLVFFGSGSFLLPSMGCILILLLALRKPIEKAEGTEAEKSGEEVGA
- a CDS encoding branched-chain amino acid transporter permease, with product MTTVQMGLTIAVCTAATMLTRFLPFVVFSSKDQQPPEVVRYLGRVLPAAIFGMLIVYCLKSVTPFAGSRGIPEAIALLVTVGLHKWKHETLLSVAGGTLCYVLLVQLVF
- a CDS encoding NAD(P)/FAD-dependent oxidoreductase, which encodes MPSIIIIGSGPAGVSAALYAVRAGVDTTVLTKGPGALHRAEKIENYYGFAEPVSGAELERRSIENAKRLGVRFVTAEAVGLTYTDKLTVETVDKNYPADAVILATGASRAVPRIPGLAGLEGHGVSYCAACDAFFYRGKDVAVLGSGEYALHEVQALLPVVRSVTLLTNGAPLTADFPPEVTVYPQTVEAVLGETVITGVQLSGGVQLPVSGVFVALGVAGSTALARKIGAEVDGNRIVVDEKMQTTVPGLYAAGDCTGGLLQVAKAVYEGAQAGTEAAKALRKG
- a CDS encoding Crp/Fnr family transcriptional regulator → MSETTKEHRDCLAKGFPFWNDLTPDEQDMLCRYTRPVHYAKGARVHSPLESCVGILLLRSGQLRAYLLSEDGRDVTLYRLFGGEVCILSASCVMDSVNIDLYIDAEEDTEAYCISAGVFRRLMQQNVHVRCYAYQMTAERFSDSMWTMQQVLFMSADRRLAIFLTDELAKTGGDEVRMTHDQMAKYMGSAREVVSRMLKYFAQEGWVRLFRGGVQVLDRKKLQQLARGQ
- a CDS encoding outer membrane insertion C- signal, whose amino-acid sequence is MAKEIPVYLFVGFLESGKTKFIQETFEDPNFDSGDKTLLLICEEGEEEYNPKKFAFPGVTVKVLEDKAELNPQNLLKLEKESGAGRVVIEYNGMWLLQDLAEALPESWIVYQCIATADGTTALTYARDNSMRSLLLDKIARSELIVFNRAEAVNNDAARQELHKLVRQASRKCDIAYEFADGSVAYDDIPDPLPFDINADIIDVPDDDFGIWYMDCQDEPQKYTGKTVKFLAQVCQTNRAGKNSFVPGRFAMTCCVQDIQFVGFPCSYDGYKALEQRAWVRVTAKVGYKFHNIYRGKGPVLTAISVEPAEKPLNDVVTFS
- a CDS encoding CobW family GTP-binding protein codes for the protein MTKIDIFSGFLGAGKTTLIKKLIKEAFAGQQVVLIENEFGEIGIDGGFLKESGIQINELNAGCICCSLVGDFRTALQQVVEQYHPDRIVIEPSGVGKLSDVTRAVEGVAEHLDVQLNSFVTVADVNKVKMYMKNFGEFYDDQISHASCILLSRTQTASEEKIAAAVAMLREKNPTATIVTTAWDELTGEQILKAMSTKDDFKAELIAMAAKANEEHAHEDEEEEHHHDHDDHDHCCCGHHHDHDDDDEDEHEHHHDHDEDDDHDEHEHHHHDHDDHDHCCCGHHHDHDDDDDDDEHEHHHDHDGHCCCGHHHHHHDHDADEVFTSWGVETARKFTKAEVEHALTELDTGNYGMILRSKGIVNGGADGWLEFDYVPGEWEVRARGADVGGKLVVIGSKLNEKAIAELFGC
- a CDS encoding aminopeptidase P family protein — protein: MSMNTVPERLAALRAAMAANGVAVYLIPVGDPHASEYLPCHYTSLTWFSGFHGENSNFVVTRTESALWADGRYFVQAEKEIAGTEIKLQRMGEPGVPTVEEYCANALNVGEALGLCGLTASTALVNDLKKALEKKGAFIKTLNLEDELWTEGRPALPDTPAWILPKEYAGFSPAEKLDQLRSKLKERGCTAQFVGKLDNLAWLLNLRAMDIECTPYAMAYCYVTPSRAVLFINTARVAPEARAELEANGITLAEYDDVLKFLAAETEPQTVLAECATVNYAVYQVLEQNPALTVKDGTDPLLMMKGVKNETELAHTKQAHIRDAVAMVRFQIELESRLAAGETLTELTVDEILHKYRSADDKFLVESFGTIAAYGGNAAMMHYHATPEDHAVLEKKGFLLVDSGATYMDGTTDITRTYPLGPLTEDEKRFYTWTLQSHIDLAKAVWLDYCECKMIDTIAREPLWRHLINYRCGTGHSVSFVGNVHEGPHALNSRNTTRMRPGMVVTDEPGVYETDLVGIRIENELVCVHKADNQYGTFLGFEPLTFVPIATSPILPGVLDKDEIAWLNDYHRQVFAKLAPHLNDEERSWLAEKCAAIGC
- a CDS encoding glycosyltransferase family 2 protein; this encodes MEFPLVSIIVPMYNTAGCIARCVKSICAQTYKSIEILLLNDGSTDDTLAVCRALAASDHRIALVDKTNTGAADTRNQGIALAHGKYIQFVDSDDWLAPDFTEKLVSAAEAHTADLVIAPFWMVYPENYVEHIRPWEKALQHVLQRNPPRTRAYGYLPAGVYTGQEYAKHLIQKPNTFYYGSPCNKLYRRDLLRKHSLHFRKELFAEDQLFNTEYLRFVHTAVSIPDIGYYYLQNGQSVSHSRVTTADILSLRRRVMLLYRDIYTELGIYPETRAAILRSPFGENEFTLPPLDTPQTHCCKL